The Streptomyces sp. DH-12 genome has a window encoding:
- a CDS encoding alpha/beta hydrolase produces the protein MPSEPTAVLRHRTVEAPAGRLHLAEQGTGPLVLLVHGFPESWYSWRRQIPALAAAGYRAVAIDVRGYGRSSKPAVTDAYRMLDLVEDNVAVVRALGEENAVVVGHDWGSNIAATSALLRPEVFRAVGLLSVPYAPPGGPRPTDIFGQIGGPEQEFYVSYFQEPGRAEREIEPDVRGWLAGFYAALSADTMPAEGEPDPHFVAQDGQLRDRFPAGPLPAWLSEEDLDVYAGEFERTGLTGALNRYRNMDRDWEDLASYRGAPIKQPALFVGGALDASTTWMADAIDAYPTTLPALSASHLLDGCGHWIQQERPDEVNKLLTDWLATIQN, from the coding sequence ATGCCATCCGAGCCGACCGCCGTACTTCGCCACCGCACCGTCGAGGCCCCGGCCGGGCGCCTGCACCTGGCCGAGCAGGGCACCGGCCCGCTGGTCCTGCTCGTGCACGGCTTCCCCGAGTCCTGGTACTCCTGGCGCCGCCAGATTCCGGCCCTCGCCGCGGCCGGGTACCGGGCGGTGGCGATCGACGTGCGCGGTTACGGCCGCTCCTCCAAGCCCGCCGTGACCGACGCCTACCGGATGCTCGACCTGGTGGAGGACAACGTCGCCGTCGTGCGTGCCCTCGGTGAGGAGAACGCGGTGGTCGTCGGCCACGACTGGGGCTCCAACATCGCCGCCACCTCCGCCCTGCTCCGCCCCGAGGTCTTCCGGGCCGTCGGCCTGCTGAGCGTCCCGTACGCGCCACCCGGCGGCCCCCGTCCCACCGACATCTTCGGCCAGATCGGCGGCCCCGAGCAGGAGTTCTACGTCTCCTACTTCCAAGAGCCCGGCCGCGCCGAGAGGGAGATCGAGCCTGACGTGCGGGGCTGGCTCGCGGGCTTCTACGCGGCCCTGTCCGCCGACACCATGCCAGCCGAGGGCGAGCCCGACCCGCACTTCGTCGCCCAGGACGGCCAGCTGCGTGACCGTTTCCCCGCCGGCCCGCTCCCCGCCTGGTTGAGCGAGGAGGACCTCGACGTCTACGCCGGAGAGTTCGAGCGCACCGGCCTGACCGGCGCCCTGAACCGCTACCGCAACATGGACCGCGACTGGGAAGACCTCGCCTCCTACCGCGGAGCCCCCATCAAACAACCCGCCTTGTTCGTCGGCGGTGCACTGGACGCCTCCACCACCTGGATGGCCGACGCCATCGACGCCTACCCCACCACCCTCCCCGCCCTGTCCGCCTCCCACCTCCTGGACGGCTGCGGCCACTGGATCCAGCAGGAACGCCCCGACGAGGTCAACAAGCTGCTGACCGACTGGCTCGCCACCATCCAGAACTGA
- a CDS encoding XRE family transcriptional regulator translates to MAEDDVAQTLAAMGPRLRAVRERRGVTLTDVSRATGISPSTLSRTETGRRKPTLEVVLQLAKEYEVSLDELAGTAPAPAAKPRSTAPHSFGDDKAVLPLTRYVGGLHAHKHVLPAVGEPPRRPRQVSHEGYEWLCVLYGRLWLALGTQDLVLTAGDVVEFDTRIPHGVANAGSDGPAEYLIMFGPQGERIRPRTPPAAGRGMGDSKAAE, encoded by the coding sequence GTGGCAGAGGACGACGTGGCCCAGACGCTGGCGGCGATGGGGCCCCGGCTGCGGGCCGTACGCGAGCGCCGTGGCGTCACACTCACCGATGTCAGCCGCGCGACCGGCATCTCGCCCAGCACGCTGTCGCGGACCGAGACCGGCCGGCGCAAGCCCACCCTGGAGGTGGTGCTGCAGCTGGCGAAGGAATACGAAGTCTCCCTCGACGAACTGGCCGGCACCGCACCCGCCCCTGCAGCCAAGCCCCGCAGCACGGCGCCGCACAGCTTCGGCGACGACAAGGCGGTGTTGCCGCTGACCCGGTACGTCGGCGGCCTGCACGCCCACAAGCATGTCCTGCCCGCCGTCGGGGAGCCGCCCAGGCGTCCCCGACAGGTGTCCCACGAGGGCTACGAGTGGTTGTGCGTCCTGTACGGGCGGCTGTGGCTCGCACTCGGCACCCAGGACCTCGTCCTGACTGCCGGGGACGTCGTCGAGTTCGACACCCGCATCCCCCACGGAGTCGCGAACGCCGGATCCGACGGACCGGCCGAGTATCTGATCATGTTCGGACCTCAAGGAGAACGTATACGGCCGCGCACCCCTCCAGCAGCTGGTCGCGGGATGGGTGACAGCAAGGCTGCTGAATGA
- a CDS encoding transposase family protein: MVIPLSTPATEGALSVPYRATLDVPHELVEHAAWLLYEHRRARNTRRRRLGCFHQALLTLVHLRKNETFSQLGTGFGTSQATARRYVDEALDVPVSWAPGPHEALTGLGEGDHVIVDGTMIPTDRIRADEPYYSMKHRKYRKHGMNVQVIARPDGTPLRFSRATPGGTHDLTAARTHGIVQVCLTRQILVLADRACQGAGATFHTSYYHHREQPPHYQQFNRDHARLRAPGEHAFAQLKFWRLLRRARCSTRRTGTIVQAVHTLLTCSYSG, translated from the coding sequence GTGGTAATTCCACTCAGCACACCGGCGACCGAAGGGGCCCTGTCGGTTCCGTATCGAGCCACGCTCGACGTCCCGCACGAGCTCGTCGAACATGCTGCCTGGCTGCTGTACGAACACCGCCGGGCCCGCAACACACGCCGGCGCAGACTCGGCTGCTTCCATCAGGCGTTGCTCACGCTGGTCCATCTACGCAAGAACGAGACGTTCTCGCAGCTCGGAACAGGTTTCGGGACATCCCAGGCCACTGCCCGGCGATACGTGGACGAGGCTCTGGACGTTCCGGTCTCCTGGGCGCCCGGCCCCCACGAAGCCCTCACCGGTCTCGGTGAGGGCGACCACGTCATCGTTGACGGCACCATGATCCCCACCGACCGGATCCGCGCGGACGAGCCGTACTACTCGATGAAGCACCGCAAGTACCGCAAGCACGGCATGAACGTGCAGGTCATCGCTCGTCCCGACGGCACACCACTCCGGTTCTCCCGCGCGACGCCGGGCGGAACCCATGACCTGACCGCAGCCCGCACCCACGGCATCGTCCAGGTCTGCCTCACGAGGCAGATCCTCGTCCTCGCGGACCGCGCCTGCCAGGGCGCCGGCGCCACCTTCCACACCTCCTACTACCACCACCGCGAACAGCCGCCCCACTACCAGCAGTTCAACCGCGACCACGCCCGACTGAGAGCCCCCGGCGAACACGCCTTCGCGCAGTTGAAATTCTGGCGGCTGCTCCGACGAGCCAGATGCTCCACACGCCGCACCGGCACCATCGTCCAAGCCGTTCACACACTGCTGACCTGCAGCTATTCAGGATGA
- a CDS encoding IS5 family transposase (programmed frameshift): MSQRLVPDELWSLVAPLLPSFASRPQGGGTAPVDERAVFTAVVYVLTSGCAWRHLPETFGVSPATAHRRFSAWTKDGLWRRLHQAVLDELGARGEVDWTSAIVDAASVRAKKGGSLTGRNPVDRGKKGSKLHVLSDAQGLPLTLGVSGANVHDSQALLPLVLGIPAIRSRRGPRRRRPGRLRADKAYHSADRLKWLRERGIVSRIARPGIESSERLGRHRWKIERSISWLFGYRRLTVRYERKGSHFLAFLGLAAALTCYKKLAKLTT; this comes from the exons TTGTCGCAGCGGTTGGTTCCTGACGAACTTTGGTCACTGGTCGCACCGTTGCTGCCTTCGTTCGCTTCCCGTCCGCAAGGCGGAGGCACGGCCCCGGTGGATGAGCGGGCGGTGTTCACGGCCGTGGTGTACGTGCTGACCAGCGGCTGTGCCTGGCGGCACCTGCCGGAGACATTTGGCGTCTCGCCGGCCACCGCCCATCGCCGGTTCTCCGCATGGACCAAGGACGGGCTGTGGCGGCGGCTGCACCAGGCCGTTCTGGACGAACTCGGCGCCCGCGGCGAGGTGGACTGGACCTCGGCCATCGTGGACGCCGCCTCCGTCCGCGCGA AAAAAGGAGGATCGCTGACCGGGCGCAATCCGGTCGACCGGGGCAAGAAAGGCAGCAAGCTCCACGTCCTGTCCGACGCCCAGGGCCTCCCTCTCACCCTTGGCGTCTCAGGGGCGAACGTTCATGACAGCCAGGCGCTCCTGCCGCTGGTGCTGGGCATACCCGCCATCCGCTCCCGGCGCGGCCCCCGCAGACGTCGGCCCGGCAGGCTCCGCGCCGACAAGGCGTACCACTCCGCCGACAGGCTGAAGTGGCTGCGCGAGCGGGGCATCGTCTCGCGCATCGCCCGACCCGGCATCGAGTCCAGCGAACGGCTCGGCCGGCACCGCTGGAAGATCGAACGCTCGATCTCCTGGCTCTTCGGCTACCGCCGCCTGACCGTCCGGTACGAGCGCAAAGGCAGCCACTTCCTGGCCTTCCTCGGACTCGCAGCGGCCCTGACCTGCTACAAGAAACTCGCAAAACTCACCACGTGA
- a CDS encoding WD40 repeat domain-containing protein, with product MSGTDRGALADILLAQVGRHPDGSRRWAEADPYLLRHAVQHAVEGGRLDELLADPEFLVYADPATLIPALPGASSPDAVIAATVYRSALEDLPSALPERRRQYLAINGSRVGARALARRLSRPFGSPALALEPLFSTGSEIKPAVRAVFHDSDFRVYAVAVARTGGRQVVVTTGTDREGYDTIVRFRDLRTGEPTLPPITIMGDREHPGRVSRYQGVMAVSEVDDAAVVVLRCEGGLVVRSVATGQIVREHPTGEGYHLATGVLAGRAVAAVDEEPGIVVRDVDTGAPVGPAILTPSERVCSLEIGEIGDHPVLVYAMRSGRYGDEDPGGTCQVIDLHCGAQIGPAHRYSPRSGAAIARLGLHEGRPVVVVGPRYVHTDNNGQRYHPNVEIRDVFTGEERFPAWTQFEGVTALAVTLMDGHAVLVTGDGSGAVTVRDLSGGEPYELLHVGVARGWVGDLEITRADGRVLVLAACDDGALRVADLSPSDSGPANPSPGHQIGVESIALARVGGHPVVLSGGHLGDLYRRDARTGSRTVRLRHGDLRITDIAVTTIAQHPVVVTGSPRAGVRLHDLASGQPLADYRSPGDDMGWVHSVDVLRLDGRPVIVGAGDGGLVWMWDLLGGECLLRWKVPDGDAHRAVWRGLLVDGVPVLAGVQAEYGFTTGHIALYDLASRSRRDVVIQAFEGYSSAQSLAVHEHRGVPLVAFADFNGTLAVWEARTGALVSRVVNDADTERPQTALACGEADGRAVCVVGTQAGHLGVHDLLTGERLADTVLPGGWIHCLDIDDDGLVAVGYGQEVAVLDMGGAIRGGGS from the coding sequence ATGAGCGGTACGGACCGCGGGGCACTCGCCGACATCCTGCTCGCCCAGGTGGGCCGCCACCCCGACGGGTCACGTCGCTGGGCGGAGGCCGACCCGTATCTGCTGCGCCACGCCGTGCAGCACGCGGTCGAGGGCGGACGCCTCGACGAACTGCTCGCCGACCCCGAGTTCCTGGTCTACGCCGACCCCGCCACGCTGATCCCCGCCCTGCCCGGCGCGTCCAGTCCGGACGCGGTCATCGCCGCGACCGTCTACCGCAGCGCGCTGGAGGACCTCCCGTCCGCGCTGCCCGAGCGGCGCCGCCAGTACCTCGCCATCAACGGCTCCCGCGTCGGCGCCCGGGCGCTGGCCCGGCGTCTCAGCCGGCCCTTCGGATCGCCGGCCCTCGCGTTGGAGCCGCTGTTCTCCACCGGTTCCGAGATCAAGCCTGCCGTGCGGGCCGTGTTCCACGACAGCGACTTCCGGGTGTACGCGGTGGCGGTGGCACGTACCGGTGGTCGGCAGGTCGTGGTCACCACCGGCACTGACCGGGAGGGCTACGACACGATCGTCCGGTTTCGCGATCTGCGCACGGGCGAGCCCACACTGCCGCCGATCACGATCATGGGTGACCGCGAGCATCCGGGACGGGTGTCGCGGTACCAGGGTGTGATGGCGGTGTCCGAGGTCGACGACGCGGCCGTCGTGGTCCTCCGCTGTGAGGGTGGGCTGGTCGTACGGTCGGTGGCCACCGGGCAGATCGTGCGCGAGCATCCCACAGGCGAGGGATACCACCTGGCCACCGGGGTGCTGGCGGGGCGTGCGGTCGCCGCGGTCGACGAGGAACCGGGGATCGTCGTGCGCGACGTCGATACCGGGGCGCCCGTCGGACCGGCGATCCTGACTCCGTCGGAGCGTGTCTGTTCCTTGGAGATCGGCGAGATCGGTGATCACCCCGTCCTCGTCTACGCCATGCGCAGCGGCCGATACGGAGACGAAGACCCCGGCGGCACGTGCCAGGTCATCGACCTGCACTGCGGCGCCCAGATCGGCCCTGCCCACCGGTACTCACCCCGGTCCGGCGCGGCGATCGCCCGCCTCGGCCTGCACGAGGGCCGCCCCGTCGTCGTCGTAGGTCCCCGGTACGTGCACACTGACAACAACGGCCAGCGGTATCACCCCAACGTCGAGATTCGGGACGTGTTCACCGGAGAGGAACGGTTCCCCGCCTGGACGCAGTTCGAGGGGGTCACGGCGCTGGCGGTGACGCTGATGGACGGCCACGCGGTGCTCGTGACCGGCGACGGCAGCGGCGCCGTGACCGTGCGGGACCTGAGCGGCGGCGAACCGTACGAGCTGCTCCACGTCGGGGTCGCCCGGGGCTGGGTGGGCGATCTCGAGATCACACGGGCCGACGGGCGCGTCCTGGTCCTCGCCGCGTGCGACGACGGCGCGCTCCGGGTGGCCGACCTGTCACCGTCGGACTCAGGCCCGGCCAATCCGTCTCCCGGCCACCAGATCGGCGTCGAGTCCATCGCCTTGGCCCGGGTCGGCGGGCATCCTGTGGTGCTCAGCGGCGGCCATCTCGGCGACCTCTACCGTCGTGACGCCCGCACCGGGTCGCGGACGGTGCGGCTGCGGCACGGGGACCTCCGGATAACCGACATAGCGGTGACCACCATCGCCCAGCACCCGGTGGTGGTGACCGGGAGCCCCCGAGCCGGCGTACGGCTGCATGATCTCGCGTCGGGACAGCCCCTCGCCGACTATCGGTCGCCCGGTGACGACATGGGATGGGTGCACTCCGTCGACGTCCTCCGGTTGGACGGCCGGCCGGTCATCGTGGGAGCGGGGGACGGCGGCCTCGTCTGGATGTGGGACCTGCTGGGCGGCGAATGCCTACTGCGCTGGAAGGTGCCCGACGGCGACGCCCACCGGGCGGTCTGGCGTGGTCTGCTGGTGGACGGCGTGCCCGTCCTCGCCGGGGTCCAGGCGGAGTACGGATTCACCACGGGCCATATCGCCCTTTACGATCTCGCGAGCCGTAGCCGGCGCGACGTCGTTATCCAGGCGTTCGAGGGATACAGCTCGGCGCAGTCCCTGGCCGTGCACGAGCATCGGGGCGTTCCGCTCGTCGCGTTCGCCGACTTCAACGGCACCCTCGCGGTATGGGAGGCGAGGACCGGCGCCCTCGTCAGCCGCGTCGTCAACGACGCCGACACCGAGCGCCCGCAGACCGCGCTCGCCTGCGGTGAGGCCGACGGCCGCGCCGTCTGCGTGGTCGGCACCCAGGCCGGCCACCTCGGCGTACACGACCTGCTCACCGGCGAACGGCTCGCCGACACCGTGCTTCCTGGTGGGTGGATCCACTGCCTCGACATCGACGACGACGGCCTGGTGGCCGTCGGGTACGGGCAGGAGGTCGCCGTCCTGGACATGGGCGGTGCCATCAGAGGAGGCGGCTCGTGA
- a CDS encoding AAA family ATPase: MGQRRALVVGIAEFAAGSRTVPDAEEAIDSAAWPPLPDAGDWAGRVAAMLDELGYQVTLLAGATAPTAADLGAAVTRTIQEVGPDDVVIVHVITHGDQPPDLDTAYAIGADGRRDEACNVDAWVRTVVAGGDARPRTLFLLDFCRSGVATVPRWHRRPFQASNRAWVLAASAPDSDAFDCAFSRAVVQVLREVAAGDFCTHPSRPTVPYLAVSARIRDVLAGYHGDDVLLPVQEPTGTPIDTMTAARLDLPFFPNPDHRRAAFDDALASMDDRLAEFAREVDDLVDPRHFRDRAAARWEAGRRPGLFQGRERELRALSALVDGAAAAVPWIVTGSPGVGKSALLGVLVCAAHPTLRHATEEVWGHLPAPAATPHLAAVHARQQTVDAITASLLTQLAPESASESASAEALLEAVADRPVAPVIVIDSLDEAIDSEELSTRLVVPLTRVRRPDGSAACRLIVGMRPWEEFEPLRRAVARAGGTILDLDQVPATEMAGNLRAYVERVLRAGRWYGSVDGHWFVTAIADGVAATLTRTDDAEPRWGGFLIARLFAEYVAHTLPPVTDQAQAERLLAQIPASLPEVLEMTLRRPEVGPWMRPVLAALAHARGVGMPPKIIRAIAPLFAPEDLGSPSTRDVRRALADGRFYLRQSADVSGTSVFRLFHESLVEYLHAHPRAVSADAASESAT, encoded by the coding sequence ATGGGCCAGCGACGCGCTCTCGTGGTCGGGATCGCGGAGTTCGCCGCCGGCTCGCGGACCGTACCCGACGCGGAGGAGGCGATCGACTCCGCAGCTTGGCCGCCGTTGCCCGACGCCGGCGATTGGGCGGGCCGCGTCGCGGCGATGCTCGATGAGCTCGGCTACCAGGTGACTCTCTTGGCCGGGGCTACGGCGCCGACGGCGGCCGACCTGGGCGCGGCCGTGACCCGCACCATCCAGGAGGTTGGCCCGGACGATGTCGTGATCGTCCACGTGATCACCCATGGCGACCAGCCCCCCGATCTGGACACCGCGTACGCGATCGGCGCCGACGGGCGGCGCGACGAGGCGTGCAACGTCGACGCGTGGGTCCGGACCGTGGTCGCCGGCGGCGACGCACGACCACGCACCCTGTTCCTGCTCGACTTTTGCCGCTCCGGTGTTGCCACCGTGCCCCGTTGGCATCGCCGCCCTTTCCAGGCGTCGAACCGGGCTTGGGTCCTCGCCGCGTCTGCCCCCGACTCCGACGCCTTCGACTGCGCCTTCAGCCGCGCCGTCGTCCAGGTCCTCCGGGAGGTCGCGGCGGGAGACTTCTGCACACATCCGTCCCGGCCGACGGTCCCGTACCTGGCAGTGTCCGCGCGGATCCGGGACGTCCTCGCGGGTTATCACGGCGACGACGTCCTGCTGCCGGTCCAGGAGCCCACCGGAACGCCGATCGACACGATGACGGCCGCCCGGCTGGATCTGCCGTTCTTCCCGAACCCGGACCACCGGCGCGCCGCCTTTGACGACGCCCTCGCCTCCATGGACGACCGGCTCGCCGAGTTCGCGCGCGAGGTCGACGACCTCGTCGACCCCCGCCATTTCCGTGACCGCGCGGCTGCCCGCTGGGAAGCAGGCCGCCGGCCCGGGCTGTTTCAGGGGCGTGAGCGCGAGCTGCGGGCGCTTTCGGCGTTGGTCGACGGAGCGGCTGCAGCGGTGCCGTGGATCGTCACCGGCAGCCCCGGGGTGGGGAAATCGGCCCTGCTCGGGGTGCTGGTGTGCGCGGCCCACCCCACGCTGCGGCACGCGACCGAGGAGGTGTGGGGCCACTTGCCCGCGCCGGCCGCCACGCCGCACCTCGCCGCCGTACACGCCCGGCAGCAGACCGTCGACGCCATCACGGCGTCCCTGCTCACGCAGCTCGCGCCGGAGTCGGCGTCCGAGTCGGCGTCGGCCGAGGCGCTGCTGGAGGCGGTCGCCGACCGTCCCGTCGCCCCGGTGATCGTGATCGACTCGCTGGACGAGGCCATCGACTCCGAGGAGCTGAGCACGCGGCTGGTGGTGCCGCTCACCCGCGTACGCAGGCCGGATGGCTCCGCGGCGTGCCGGTTGATCGTCGGCATGCGCCCCTGGGAGGAGTTCGAGCCGCTCCGGCGGGCCGTCGCCCGCGCGGGCGGCACGATCCTGGACCTCGACCAGGTCCCGGCCACGGAGATGGCCGGGAACCTGCGCGCGTACGTCGAGCGCGTCCTGCGGGCAGGCCGCTGGTACGGCTCGGTGGACGGCCACTGGTTCGTGACCGCGATCGCGGACGGGGTCGCCGCCACGCTTACCCGCACCGACGATGCCGAGCCTCGGTGGGGCGGGTTCCTGATCGCCCGGCTGTTCGCCGAGTACGTCGCCCACACGCTGCCCCCGGTCACCGACCAGGCCCAGGCCGAGCGGCTGCTCGCCCAGATCCCGGCCTCGCTGCCCGAGGTACTCGAGATGACGCTGCGCCGGCCCGAGGTCGGCCCCTGGATGCGTCCGGTCCTGGCGGCACTGGCGCACGCGCGCGGCGTGGGCATGCCACCGAAGATCATCCGGGCGATCGCGCCCCTGTTCGCGCCGGAGGACCTGGGATCACCATCGACCCGGGACGTGCGCCGCGCCCTGGCAGACGGGCGTTTCTACCTCCGCCAGTCGGCCGATGTCAGCGGAACCAGCGTGTTCCGCCTCTTCCACGAGAGCCTCGTCGAGTACCTGCACGCGCATCCCCGTGCCGTATCCGCCGACGCGGCATCGGAGTCGGCGACATGA